A stretch of the Acidilobus sp. 7A genome encodes the following:
- a CDS encoding 30S ribosomal protein S19: MSIELRPEWRRFKYRGKTLEELLNMQLDEFVQLLPARQRRSLQRGLTPAQRKLIAKIRALRRAGKTDVMLKTHVRDLVILPEMVGMTIAVYNGKEFVPVRIVPEMIGHRLGEFSHTTKIVHHGEPGLKASRSSLHIAAKG; encoded by the coding sequence ATGTCAATAGAGCTGAGGCCAGAGTGGAGGAGGTTCAAGTACAGGGGCAAGACTCTTGAGGAGCTCTTAAACATGCAGCTAGACGAGTTTGTTCAGCTGTTGCCGGCGAGGCAGAGGAGAAGCCTACAGAGGGGCCTAACGCCAGCTCAGAGGAAGCTTATAGCTAAGATAAGGGCACTGAGGAGAGCCGGCAAGACAGACGTTATGTTAAAGACTCACGTAAGGGACCTAGTCATACTGCCAGAGATGGTGGGCATGACTATAGCCGTCTATAACGGTAAAGAGTTCGTGCCGGTAAGGATAGTCCCAGAGATGATTGGCCACAGGCTAGGGGAGTTCAGTCACACGACCAAGATAGTCCACCACGGAGAGCCAGGCTTGAAGGCCTCAAGGAGCAGCCTGCACATAGCGGCTAAAGGGTGA
- the rplV gene encoding 50S ribosomal protein L22, which translates to MCLPEWTYSYRPAKEGLTAKAMMWDVPVHPKVMTEIARAIKGMKVGEAEAYLRRVMELKEAVPFRSASKKIPHRRGLADRWGIPMGKYPVKGARYMLKLLENLSNNAENKNLDVDNLYIVHVGVHKGITLKRAYPRAFGRADIRRKVHSHVEVIAEERGGA; encoded by the coding sequence ATGTGCTTGCCAGAGTGGACGTACTCCTATAGGCCTGCCAAGGAGGGGCTTACAGCTAAGGCCATGATGTGGGACGTGCCGGTGCACCCGAAGGTTATGACAGAGATAGCAAGGGCCATTAAGGGTATGAAGGTCGGCGAGGCTGAGGCGTACCTGAGGCGCGTGATGGAGCTTAAGGAGGCTGTGCCATTTAGGTCAGCCTCAAAGAAAATACCTCACAGGAGAGGCCTCGCAGACAGGTGGGGCATACCGATGGGTAAGTACCCAGTCAAGGGCGCAAGGTACATGCTTAAGCTACTTGAGAACCTCTCAAACAATGCCGAGAACAAGAACCTTGACGTTGACAACCTCTACATAGTCCATGTAGGCGTGCACAAGGGGATAACGCTTAAGAGGGCATACCCAAGGGCCTTTGGGAGGGCTGACATAAGGAGGAAGGTGCACTCCCACGTAGAGGTGATTGCTGAGGAGAGAGGTGGAGCCTGA
- a CDS encoding 30S ribosomal protein S3: MLRREVEPEMSRIKAYFLRQGLTRVKVDEYLAQNFHTAGYAGVQIVQSGLGTRVHIYAERPALVIGRRGATIRKLQAVFEKVFGLEGAQITVSQPDNIELNARVQAFRIARSLEMGYHFRRVAMATLRRIMEAGAVGVEIIISGKLSRERARFEKLQAGKVIKTGNVVDVHTDRAIAYARLPLGIIGVEVRIIKPEAAQPNITIKSDSEAADVVRLLEEAGAGQGAEKVKEIIEEGGEGSGEVQAKS; encoded by the coding sequence TTGCTGAGGAGAGAGGTGGAGCCTGAGATGTCGAGGATAAAGGCCTACTTCCTTAGGCAGGGGCTCACCAGAGTTAAGGTAGATGAGTACCTGGCGCAGAACTTCCACACAGCTGGGTACGCTGGCGTTCAGATCGTTCAGAGCGGCCTTGGCACTAGGGTTCACATATACGCAGAGAGGCCGGCACTAGTAATAGGTAGAAGGGGCGCCACCATAAGGAAGCTTCAGGCAGTTTTCGAGAAGGTCTTCGGACTCGAGGGGGCTCAGATAACTGTGAGCCAGCCTGACAACATAGAGCTGAACGCCAGAGTGCAGGCGTTCAGGATAGCCAGGTCGCTTGAGATGGGATATCACTTCAGGAGGGTAGCTATGGCGACCCTGAGGAGAATTATGGAGGCAGGAGCTGTAGGCGTCGAAATAATAATAAGCGGGAAACTCAGCAGGGAGAGGGCCAGGTTCGAGAAGCTTCAGGCCGGGAAGGTCATAAAGACTGGCAACGTGGTAGACGTCCATACGGACAGGGCTATAGCCTACGCAAGGCTGCCCCTGGGGATCATTGGTGTTGAGGTTCGCATAATCAAGCCTGAGGCTGCCCAGCCGAACATAACAATTAAGTCTGACAGTGAGGCAGCTGATGTAGTCAGGCTGCTTGAAGAGGCTGGCGCTGGCCAGGGTGCCGAGAAGGTTAAGGAGATAATTGAGGAAGGAGGTGAGGGGAGTGGGGAAGTACAGGCTAAGAGCTAA
- the rpmC gene encoding 50S ribosomal protein L29 produces the protein MGKYRLRAKDLRNKDAEELRKLLEEQRSELASLRHKAMAGSIDSPARIRELRKNIARILTIMAESSRKAAQQAPGARQGKLS, from the coding sequence GTGGGGAAGTACAGGCTAAGAGCTAAGGACCTCCGCAACAAGGACGCCGAAGAGCTCAGAAAGCTGCTTGAGGAGCAGCGCAGCGAGCTGGCGTCTCTAAGGCATAAAGCTATGGCTGGCTCCATAGACTCGCCTGCCAGGATCAGGGAGCTCAGAAAGAACATAGCAAGAATACTAACTATCATGGCAGAGAGCTCCAGGAAAGCTGCCCAGCAAGCCCCTGGGGCTAGACAGGGCAAGCTGAGTTGA
- a CDS encoding ribonuclease P protein subunit codes for MKFTERNVRYRPLIGLKVKVLDSTDRSLVGLEGLVLDDGRNALRIAVTGKTHKVVTLIKGTSVLQVTTPDGTFVVRGIELIGRPEERLKRALS; via the coding sequence TTGAAGTTTACAGAACGTAATGTAAGGTACAGACCCCTCATAGGCCTTAAGGTCAAGGTTCTTGACTCTACAGATAGGAGCCTTGTAGGCCTAGAAGGTCTAGTCTTAGATGATGGAAGGAATGCCCTAAGAATAGCGGTCACTGGAAAGACCCATAAGGTAGTTACCTTGATTAAAGGCACCTCCGTGCTCCAGGTTACCACCCCTGATGGCACCTTTGTGGTTAGAGGTATCGAGCTAATTGGAAGGCCTGAGGAGAGGCTAAAGAGGGCACTGAGCTAG
- a CDS encoding translation initiation factor IF-2 subunit beta — MSEEREKLKDYEWLLGRVYEKIPPKSGAGAFELPEPQIIRVGTQTIIKNFREISQKLKRDPDMVSRYLMKELASAGSYEKSSGQLVLSVKVSSKVIKQLLDIFVKSYVRCPTCGSIDTHIEKRGKVWVLVCEACGAEQTLKPF, encoded by the coding sequence TTGAGCGAGGAACGGGAAAAGCTTAAGGACTATGAGTGGCTGCTGGGAAGAGTCTATGAGAAGATACCGCCTAAGAGCGGCGCCGGAGCGTTCGAATTGCCAGAGCCGCAGATAATAAGGGTGGGCACTCAGACCATTATAAAGAACTTCAGGGAGATTTCACAGAAGCTCAAAAGAGATCCAGATATGGTTTCAAGGTACTTGATGAAGGAGCTAGCATCCGCCGGCAGCTATGAAAAGAGCTCAGGCCAGCTGGTGCTTAGCGTCAAGGTCTCAAGCAAGGTCATTAAACAGCTGCTTGATATTTTCGTTAAGAGCTACGTGAGGTGCCCCACCTGTGGCAGCATTGATACGCACATAGAGAAGAGGGGCAAGGTGTGGGTCCTAGTCTGCGAGGCGTGCGGCGCTGAGCAGACGCTGAAGCCCTTCTAA